The sequence below is a genomic window from Plasmodium coatneyi strain Hackeri chromosome 13, complete sequence.
TAAATGTGGAGGCTGATACACCACTCGATGAAGAAAACTTCTTAACGGATGACAGACCTGAGGAGAATGCAGACAGTACGAGCAGCTTCATGTTAGAAGAAGACATAAATTTATCCCGGAGAGCGTATAGAAATTTTCACATATGttccatatttattcatGGGACTTTGTTATTAATGGTAGTATTACTGATGGGTATTTTATGCCACGATTTTATCAAGCTATCTCCTATTTCgcagaaggagaaaacaaTGACTTACTTTTGTGGGTTGCTCCTGAGCATGCTAGGGTTACATCTTTGcctaaatttatatatgtctTTAATGTTACTGAGACAGGCGGAAGtttcaaaaatgttaaaatcGGTGGAGGCCAAAATTCATGTTATTGTTTTGGTATACTTTtccatgtgtgcatatatctACTTTTTTGAAGAGAAGAATTACCCCATAAGTTctaccttttccttcaccatCATTTTAGCtatcatatattattttatgccgatatttttatatataattttgaGGCTTCTTTTCATAGTGGTCATTTTGGTTTTAGTTTttgtgaagaggaagagtCCCACGCCGAAGAagattttgaaaaaattgaaaattatgaaatatGTAGAATATAGGAAGTATTGTGAGGAGGAGGCTTGCTTTGGTAGCGCCTATTTTACCAACTGGAGGGAGCTAAATGGGGAGGTGACAGATACAAGGGAGGCCACGACGACCACTGCGGTGGATGCAGGCACTGTGACTGCTACACCTGGTGGAAATAACAAAGGGGATGACGTTGCGTCTGGTGAGGTCAGGTCCAACAGAAATACGGACGGGAATACAATCTCAACGACAATGTCCTGCGTGCGGGGTAGCAGTGCCAATGGAAGTGGAGGCGATCCCCCAAGCAGTAACCCGAATGACCGGCCAACCCGCAGCGGCAACAGCAACACGAGGAGTAACCTGGAGAGGCACCTTTTCTATGATCGTAGTGGGGGGGGTACTGGTAGAGGAGGAGGGTCCTCCAATCGGGGGGGTACTCAAGCTAAAGACAGGGGAAGCAACGACCAAACCATCGGTAACCAAAATGGTAGGGATAACGCCAATGAAGATCCCCCCCGAATTACGATAACCACCGTGAGGTTCCAAATACCAGCGACGAAGCTAATGGTGGGCCAAATAAAGACGGCAAATCAGCAGGCGTATTTGAATACTTCCAGAAagttttgaagaaaaaaaataatgcctTACAAAATGACAATGTGAAAGTAGTACAGGAAAATAACATGGAGGAAAATTCCTTTCATATAAATATCGAATGTTCAG
It includes:
- a CDS encoding Circumsporozoite protein; amino-acid sequence: MSISEHTGNEVSIAEREKKEEGSGGVENDKNVSPTDGESMPHRMEKMKGVANDEDSVEVGSSVLCVGCSGEASHMEEGSANCLNEENPRTEKADSDKKAQRESILNEVKNVKNEINVETKLSAQISNNDTYVENAPNGKACGEGHSNTHVDHDHNHGGDEPAIVQPSSNGEVIPNGSGALNVEADTPLDEENFLTDDRPEENADSTSSFMLEEDINLSRRAYRNFHICSIFIHGTLLLMVVLLMGILCHDFIKLSPISQKEKTMTYFCGLLLSMLGLHLCLNLYMSLMLLRQAEVSKMLKSVEAKIHVIVLVYFSMCAYIYFFEEKNYPISSTFSFTIILAIIYYFMPIFLYIILRLLFIVVILVLVFVKRKSPTPKKILKKLKIMKYVEYRKYCEEEACFGSAYFTNWRELNGEVTDTREATTTTAVDAGTVTATPGGNNKGDDVASGEVRSNRNTDGNTISTTMSCVRGSSANGSGGDPPSSNPNDRPTRSGNSNTRSNLERHLFYDRSGGGTGRGGGSSNRGGTQAKDRGSNDQTIGNQNGRDNANEDPPRITITTVRFQIPATKLMVGQIKTANQQAYLNTSRKF